A single window of Rhodamnia argentea isolate NSW1041297 chromosome 5, ASM2092103v1, whole genome shotgun sequence DNA harbors:
- the LOC115737185 gene encoding uncharacterized protein LOC115737185, with protein sequence MGNCAAPQIARNGGLAMTAHHHNWSASSPPATLKLIHMDGRLEEFTQTIKASHLLSRNPNCFLCSSESMFIDSAVPQIHGEEDLCLGQLYFLLPLSMSRAPLSLRELCLLAVKASAVLKIGSSLRRGKDGVSSVATHRRRCHGPTGNDTTRLELGQSSRRIEL encoded by the coding sequence ATGGGCAACTGTGCAGCTCCTCAGATCGCAAGAAATGGTGGTCTTGCCATGACCGCCCATCACCATAACTGGTCAGCATCATCTCCTCCAGCCACGCTCAAGCTCATTCACATGGATGGAAGGCTGGAAGAGTTCACTCAAACCATCAAGGCCTCCCACCTCCTCTCCCGAAACCCTAACTGCTTCTTATGTAGCTCAGAGTCCATGTTCATCGATTCCGCAGTCCCTCAGATTCATGGAGAAGAAGACCTCTGTTTGGGCCAACTCTATTTCCTCTTGCCTCTCTCCATGTCCCGAGCCCCGCTCTCTCTCCGAGAGCTCTGCTTGCTCGCCGTCAAGGCCAGCGCCGTGCTCAAAATCGGCTCGAGTTTGAGGAGAGGGAAGGATGGAGTTTCGTCAGTGGCAACTCATCGGAGACGGTGTCATGGTCCAACCGGGAATGATACCACGAGATTGGAATTGGGTCAGAGCAGCCGAAGGATTGAGTTGTGA